The following are encoded together in the Xylanibacillus composti genome:
- a CDS encoding Rrf2 family transcriptional regulator, whose protein sequence is MKYSKATNYALHTMLHLVAIAPDKPVGVQQLADKQGVSPTYLSKILTKLVKAGLIESVSGAGGGYQLKGRREDISFLDIIHAVEGTASLFDCCGSQDSRCAIHRVMLAAENAMEQKLKETKMIELADAWPR, encoded by the coding sequence ATGAAATACTCAAAAGCGACGAACTACGCTCTCCATACTATGCTGCATCTGGTTGCTATCGCGCCGGACAAACCGGTGGGCGTGCAGCAGCTGGCCGACAAGCAGGGCGTGTCTCCCACATACCTGTCTAAGATTCTCACCAAGCTGGTGAAGGCAGGGCTGATCGAATCGGTATCGGGCGCAGGCGGCGGATACCAGCTGAAGGGCCGGAGAGAGGATATTTCCTTTCTCGATATCATTCATGCCGTGGAAGGCACAGCTTCACTGTTCGACTGCTGCGGCAGCCAAGATTCTCGTTGCGCCATCCACCGTGTGATGCTGGCAGCCGAGAATGCGATGGAGCAGAAATTAAAAGAAACGAAGATGATTGAGCTTGCCGATGCATGGCCCCGGTAA
- a CDS encoding NAD(P)/FAD-dependent oxidoreductase, which produces MQYDCAIVGGGPAGLNAALVLGRARLRIALLDNNQPRNGVTHASHGFITRDGIEPTAFRQIGYEEVLRYPSVEHLQAEVISIHRTDQGFALHTSSDERLQARKILIAVGLKEVFPQIGGLRDFYGRSLFNCPFCDGWELRDQPLVVISEQPSVFHGAKVLYRWSRDIVVCTHGHAENLTAEQRQQLADKGIRVIDTPIASLTGQNGLLERVHFIDGTHVERSGGFVAPTFMPHARFEDALGYRVQENGGIHTDAMGKTTVPGVYAAGDSAYVMPSQLILAAASGSKAAMSVVADLTEEDWIRHQD; this is translated from the coding sequence ATGCAATATGATTGCGCCATTGTCGGAGGAGGACCCGCAGGACTAAACGCAGCTTTGGTGCTGGGCCGCGCAAGATTAAGGATCGCGCTGCTTGACAATAATCAGCCAAGGAACGGCGTCACGCACGCCTCACACGGTTTCATTACGCGAGACGGGATCGAGCCGACGGCATTTCGCCAGATTGGTTATGAAGAGGTACTGCGTTACCCTTCAGTTGAGCATCTGCAGGCTGAAGTCATCAGCATTCACAGGACGGATCAAGGCTTCGCCCTTCATACTTCGTCGGATGAGCGCTTGCAAGCGCGCAAGATCCTTATCGCTGTCGGCTTGAAGGAAGTGTTCCCTCAGATCGGGGGGCTACGCGATTTCTATGGAAGAAGCCTGTTCAATTGCCCTTTTTGCGACGGTTGGGAGCTGCGCGATCAGCCGCTTGTCGTCATCTCTGAGCAGCCAAGTGTGTTTCACGGGGCGAAGGTGCTTTACCGTTGGAGCCGGGATATCGTCGTCTGCACCCATGGCCATGCAGAGAATCTTACTGCTGAACAGCGTCAGCAGCTGGCCGACAAGGGCATTCGCGTCATCGACACGCCAATTGCCTCCTTAACCGGGCAGAACGGCTTGCTGGAGCGAGTGCATTTCATCGATGGAACGCATGTGGAGCGCAGCGGCGGGTTTGTTGCTCCCACCTTCATGCCTCATGCCAGGTTTGAGGATGCTTTGGGTTATCGCGTGCAAGAAAATGGCGGCATTCATACAGATGCGATGGGCAAAACTACCGTGCCAGGCGTCTACGCTGCCGGCGATTCCGCTTACGTGATGCCTTCCCAGTTAATCCTCGCCGCTGCCTCCGGAAGCAAGGCGGCCATGAGCGTGGTAGCGGATTTGACGGAAGAAGACTGGATAAGACACCAAGATTAG